In Aneurinibacillus migulanus, the genomic window AGCTCACGTGTGGAGTTCTTGAATTCCTTCAAAGTTTGTCCGAAAGCACGACCGATTTCAGGCAGTTTCTTCGGCCCGAATACAATAAGCGCAATCACAAGAATCAAAATGAGACCAGGAAATCCGATGTTTGAAAACATAAAAAGTCTCTCCTTTACAGGCGTTCATACGTTCATTATAAACGAATTCTAGAAAAAAAACAGAAGACAAGTTAGTCCAATTGTCACAATTTCTTGAACCTACTTATATTTATTATTTCTTTCGCAACGTAAGTATATACCATTCCGGCGGACATAAGAACCGAATTGGCAGAATCGTTGTACCGATCCCTCGTGATGTATGAACAAGCATGCTACTGTCTTCTACTTTTTGTAATCCGTCCGGATATTTACACCCGTACGGCGGATACAGAAGCCCTCCTACAAATGGAAGACGTACCTGTCCACCATGACTGTGTCCCGAAAGTTGCAGCGACACACCATACTCCTTGGCACGGTCGGCCAAATCAGGTTCATGAATCAGTGCAATGACAAGCCCATCACCATGTCGTTTTTCAAACGTCGTTTCCCAGTCCGGATGCCTCCAGTTATCGTCAAGACCAGCAAGAGTGAAGCTTGCTTCGGCATCTTCATGACAAATCGTAACGTGCTGATT contains:
- a CDS encoding twin-arginine translocase TatA/TatE family subunit, whose amino-acid sequence is MFSNIGFPGLILILVIALIVFGPKKLPEIGRAFGQTLKEFKNSTRELTADDDDDKKPTLKEIK